A region of Spodoptera frugiperda isolate SF20-4 chromosome 26, AGI-APGP_CSIRO_Sfru_2.0, whole genome shotgun sequence DNA encodes the following proteins:
- the LOC126912559 gene encoding uncharacterized protein LOC126912559, which yields MLALFQELEPTINVSAQRLSDQVRVIQRNRMLDDIVLDRLQSEELRSRVIIPLQQNIEEPTQIEPVVAPNDDRTTEVSTHKCSEELRRALEDAIREYRFISPSLRPRLPRLPMHKKNRALVCALDSELSNYFDSSEDLIDSHSILYCGAIAACRVANVKLLERENNSTRQKPAVPAWQCRIERRIDEARTLIAKLICFREGNTRPRVMRFVRRAFLGMDINPQDYVSHITERLDFLKQRIYAWANRIRRYKKRVERYTQNRTFQRDQRWVYRNWELKEQTRTDTCLPDADVTTSFWRSIWSAPVCHTEGDWIEKVRRSHKNLSTCWIDYKKAYDSVPHTWLMRDVDKFVRTMNPLG from the exons ATGCTTGCCTTGTTTCAGGAGCTCGAACCAACCATCAACGTGTCGGCACAAAGACTGTCGGATCAGGTGCGAGTCATTCAGCGTAATCGTATGTTGGATGATATTGTACTTGATCGACTGCAAAGTGAAGAACTCAGGAGTCGTGTCATCATTCCGCTGCAACAAAATATAGAGGAACCAACACAAATTGAACCTGTTGTTGCACCGAATGATGATAGGACTACGGAGGTAAGTACTCACAAATGCAGTGAAGAATTGAGGAGGGCTTTGGAGGATGCGATTCGggaataccggtttatatcgccCTCTCTTAGACCGCGTTTACCTCGTCTGCCCATGCATAAAAAGAACAGGGCGCTAGTATGTGCCCTGGACTCGGAgctatcaaattattttgatagttcTGAGGACCTTATCGATAGTCATTCAATTCTGTACTGTGGAGCAATAGCAGCATGCCGTGTAGCTAACGTAAAACTACTCGAAAGAGAAAACAACAGCACACGGCAGAAACCAGCTGTACCAGCTTGGCAGTGCAGGATTGAACGACGTATCGATGAGGCTAGGACACTTATTGCCAAATTGATCTGTTTCAGGGAGGGCAACACGCGCCCAAGAGTGATGCGTTTTGTGAGGCGGGCGTTCCTGGGGATGGATATAAACCCCCAGGACTATGTCTCACATATTACGGAGCGTCTTGACTTCCTGAAACAGAGAATTTATGCATGGGCAAACCGTATTCGTCGGTATAAGAAGCGAGTGGAACGGTATACACAGAATCGCACATTCCAAAGGGATCAAAGGTGGGTGTATAGAAATTGGGAGCTAAAAGAACAGACTAGGACTGACACGTGCCTACCAGATGCTGATGTTACGACGTCGTTCTGGCGTAGCATTTGGTCGGCACCTGTTTGTCACACTGAAGGGGATTGGATTGAGAAG GTTCGTAGATCTCACAAGAATTTGTccacatgctggatagattataagaaGGCCTACGACtccgtgccacatacatggctcatgagg GATGTCGACAAATTTGTGAGAACGATGAACCCATTAGGATAG